Proteins from a genomic interval of Phlebotomus papatasi isolate M1 chromosome 3, Ppap_2.1, whole genome shotgun sequence:
- the LOC129807286 gene encoding probable methyltransferase-like protein 15 homolog yields the protein MLRKCIVQPIFQVRRLLNAQISKNVQESVPHKPVMVQEVLENLQPGENQIILDMTFGAGGHSRHILQSAENVKVLALDRDPVAYEYAKELQKEFPERVIPLLGRFSELPAILEAQGVDQGTVDGILFDFGCSSMQFDVAERGFSVDKNAPLDMRMDGGRLEGIPTAADVLARASEMDLYKIFKIYGEEKYSRKIARAIVQARYSIKKIETTKELVDLVSACCEEEFRLDMLQRPTNVATKIFQALRIFVNNELNEINYGMILAQRYLKVGGRLVTITFHSLEDKIVKRHIMGNVTENLANPLPLKYVSHTLIYDKDTVETLTDTGWLPLHKHVLTPQSEEVEQNPRSRSAKLRAALKIT from the coding sequence ATGTTAAGGAAGTGTATAGTTCAACCAATTTTTCAAGTACGTAGACTTTTAAATGCTCAAATTAGCAAAAATGTCCAGGAATCTGTGCCCCATAAGCCCGTTAtggtgcaagaagtgctggagaATCTTCAGCCGGGTGAGAATCAGATAATTCTAGACATGACTTTTGGGGCTGGAGGGCATTCTCGGCATATTCTCCAGAGTGCGGAAAATGTCAAGGTTCTGGCTCTGGACAGAGATCCCGTAGCTTATGAATATGCCAAAGAATTGCAAAAGGAATTCCCTGAACGGGTGATTCCTCTCCTGGGGCGATTTTCTGAGCTTCCAGCAATACTGGAAGCTCAGGGAGTTGATCAGGGCACAGTAGATGGGATTCTCTTTGATTTTGGGTGTTCTTCAATGCAATTTGACGTTGCCGAGAGAGGATTTTCCGTTGATAAAAATGCTCCTCTGGACATGAGGATGGATGGTGGAAGATTGGAAGGGATTCCAACGGCAGCTGATGTCCTTGCCAGAGCTAGTGAGATGGATCTGTACAAAATCTTCAAGATTTACGGTGAGGAGAAGTATTCGAGAAAAATCGCTCGAGCTATTGTCCAGGCCAGGTATTCCATTAAGAAGATCGAAACGACGAAGGAATTAGTGGACTTGGTTTCGGCTTGCTGTGAAGAAGAATTTCGTCTGGATATGCTCCAGAGACCGACAAATGTGGCCACGAAAATTTTCCAGGCTCTCAGAATCTTTGTCAATAACGAACTCAATGAAATCAACTACGGCATGATCCTGGCTCAGAGATACCTCAAAGTCGGAGGACGCTTGGTCACAATCACTTTCCATTCGCTGGAAGACAAGATAGTCAAGCGACACATAATGGGAAATGTCACGGAGAACCTGGCCAATCCTCTGCCTCTGAAGTACGTCAGTCATACTCTGATCTACGACAAGGACACCGTAGAAACCCTCACAGATACCGGATGGCTGCCCCTGCACAAGCACGTCTTGACTCCTCAGTCCGAAGAGGTCGAGCAGAACCCAAGATCTCGCTCAGCCAAACTCCGAGCCGCCCTCAAAATCACCTAA
- the LOC129807287 gene encoding ubiquinol-cytochrome-c reductase complex assembly factor 2 yields the protein MSANYRRFLKILEKWPVDKSKAGRDLGEDLREQLKNLLQREQQSGFNPEDFAKQLDALSRISNNIHGKSYSRNSRTTATGLTGEQCNQVLSSEFLEYMNTK from the exons ATGTCTGCTAACTACAGACGTTTCCTCAAGATACTGGAGAAGTGGCCTGTTGATAAATCAAAAGCCGGAAG GGACTTGGGTGAAGATCTCCGGGAACAGTTGAAAAATCTCCTGCAGCGTGAGCAACAATCAGGGTTCAATCCAGAGGATTTTGCCAAGCAACTCGACGCACTATCGAGGATCTCTAACAACATTCACGGCAAGAGTTACTCGAGAAACTCAAGGACAACCGCAACCGGATTGACAGGGGAGCAGTGCAACCAAGTTCTCTCGTCGGAATTCCTGGAGTACATGAACACCAAGTAG
- the LOC129807288 gene encoding dihydrolipoyllysine-residue succinyltransferase component of 2-oxoglutarate dehydrogenase complex, mitochondrial codes for MAGLLSISSRNVPRSVLRLTVKPLTENPGQQFARSSRAYHQGRVLQRFPRLVGTFESEKKTLVDSQWISQRTFRTSFILRNSEIVTVPPFADSVSEGDIRFTKKVGDFVAVDEVVMEIETDKTTVGVPAPFNGIIEEIFVTDGDTVQAKQKLFSLKPAEGGAPAAAASKPAEAPAAAAPPPPPPPPPPSPAAAPKAAAPSPPPAAVPPPAATPPPPPPKPSGPASQMPVAAIRHAQAIEASVKVPPEDYTKEITGTRTEQRVKMNRMRLKIASRLKDAQNTNAMLTTFNEIDMSMIMEFRKMHLEAFVKKYGIKLGFMSAFAKAAAYALQDQPVVNAVIEGQEIIYRDYVDISVAVATPKGLVVPVIRNVESMNYADIELAIAALGEKAKKGALAVEDMDGGTFTISNGGVFGSLMGTPIINPPQSSILGMHGIFDRPIAVKGQVVIRPMMYVALTYDHRLIDGREAVMFLRKIKAAVEDPRIILAGI; via the exons ATGGCTGGATTACTGTCCATATCGTCGCGGAATGTACCGCGGAGTGTTCTGAGATTGACAGTGAAGCCGCTCACGGAAAATCCTGGTCAGCAG TTTGCCAGAAGTTCCAGGGCCTACCACCAGGGGCGTGTTCTGCAGAGATTTCCCCGCCTTGTCGGGACTTTCGAGAGTGagaaaaa GACACTCGTGGACTCACAATGGATAAGCCAACGCACCTTCCGCACGAGTTTCATCCTCAGGAACTCGGAAATTGTGACTGTTCCTCCCTTTGCGGACTCTGTCTCCGAAGGAGATATCAG ATTCACGAAGAAAGTGGGCGATTTTGTGGCCGTGGACGAAGTTGTGATGGAAATTGAGACGGATAAGACAACTGTGGGAGTTCCTGCACCGTTCAATGGTATCATTGAGGAAATCTTTGTGACGGACGGTGATACAGTTCAGGCCAAGCAGAAGCTGTTTAGTCTTAAGCCTGCCGAAGGTGGTGCACCAGCTGCAGCAGCTTCCAAGCCAGCTGAGGCTCCAGCAGCAGCAGCTCCACCTCCTCCTCCTCCGCCACCTCCTCCATCTCCAGCAGCTGCTCCCAAAGCTGCAGCTCCATCACCTCCACCAGCTGCAGTTCCTCCTCCAGCAGCAACGCCTCCGCCACCGCCACCAAAACCATCTGGGCCTGCTAGTCAGATGCCCGTGGCTGCCATTAGGCATGCCCAGGCCATTGAGGCGTCAGTGAAGGTGCCCCCGGAGGATTACACGAAGGAAATTACGGGTACGCGGACGGAACAGAGAGTCAAGATGAATAGGATGCGACTGAAGATTGCATCGAGGCTGAAGGATGCCCAAAATACAAATGCAATGCTAACCACGTTCAATGAGATTGACATGAGTATGATTATGGAATTCCGGAAGATGCATCTGGAGGCTTTTGTGAAGAAGTACGGCATCAAGCTGGGCTTCATGTCGGCCTTTGCAAAGGCAGCTGCCTATGCTCTGCAAGATCAACCCGTTGTGAATGCCGTGATCGAAGGCCAGGAGATCATCTACAGGGATTATGTGGATATTTCTGTGGCTGTGGCGACGCCAAAGGGTTTAGTTGTTCCGGTGATCAGGAATGTGGAGAGTATGAACTATGCGGATATTGAATTGGCGATTGCAGCATTGGGAGAGAAGGCAAAGAAGGGGGCTCTGGCTGTTGAAGATATGGACGGAGGAACCTTTACGATTAGCAATGGAGGGGTTTTTGGATCACTCATGGGAACACCCATCATCAATCCGCCCCAGAGTTCTATTCTTGGAATGCACGGAATCTTCGATAGGCCGATAGCGGTGAAGGGACAG gttgtTATTCGACCAATGATGTATGTGGCTCTGACTTATGATCACCGTTTGATTGATGGACGTGAGGCCGTGATGTTCTTGCGCAAAATTAAGGCGGCCGTTGAGGATCCAAGGATCATTTTAGCTGGaatctaa